The Teredinibacter sp. KSP-S5-2 genome includes a window with the following:
- the rho gene encoding transcription termination factor Rho — protein sequence MNLTDLKTKPIEELINIAKEMGMENLARSRKQDVIFNILKRHARSGEDIYGDGVLEILQDGFGFLRSADSSYLAGPDDIYVSPSQIRRFNLRTGDSISGKIRPPKEGERYFAMLKVSEINFDKPENSRNKILFENLTPLFPNKRLMLETGNGSSEDLTGRIIDLTSPIGKGQRGLIVAPPKAGKTIMMQNIAQAITRNNPECHLIVLLIDERPEEVTEMQRSVRGEVVASTFDEPPSRHVQVAEMVIERAKRLVEHKKDVVILLDSITRLARAYNTVIPSSGKVLTGGVDAHALERPKRFFGAARNIEEGGSLSIVATALIDTGSKMDEVIYEEFKGTGNMELHLDRKVAEKRVYPAINIRRSGTRREDLLMKEEELQRVWILRKLLHDMEDIAATEFLVDRLKNFKTNDQFFLSMRSK from the coding sequence ATGAATCTTACCGATCTCAAAACCAAACCAATCGAAGAGCTAATCAATATTGCCAAAGAAATGGGCATGGAAAACCTGGCCCGTTCGCGTAAACAAGATGTTATTTTTAACATTCTGAAACGCCACGCTCGAAGCGGTGAAGATATTTACGGTGATGGTGTTCTGGAAATATTGCAGGATGGTTTTGGTTTTCTTCGATCTGCAGACTCTTCTTATTTAGCCGGCCCTGACGACATCTACGTCTCGCCTAGCCAGATTAGACGATTTAACTTGCGAACTGGCGACAGTATTTCCGGGAAAATTCGACCGCCAAAAGAAGGCGAACGTTATTTCGCCATGCTTAAGGTATCGGAAATTAATTTCGACAAACCTGAAAACTCCCGCAATAAAATTCTGTTCGAAAACCTCACTCCCCTTTTCCCTAATAAACGACTTATGCTGGAAACCGGTAACGGTTCTTCTGAAGACTTAACTGGTCGTATTATTGATTTAACTTCGCCGATCGGAAAAGGTCAGCGGGGACTAATTGTTGCACCGCCAAAGGCCGGTAAAACAATTATGATGCAAAATATTGCGCAAGCAATTACACGAAATAACCCGGAATGTCACCTTATCGTTCTACTTATCGATGAACGACCAGAAGAAGTTACCGAGATGCAGCGTTCCGTAAGAGGCGAAGTGGTTGCATCAACATTCGATGAACCCCCTTCACGTCACGTACAGGTAGCCGAGATGGTTATCGAGCGGGCCAAACGTTTAGTCGAACATAAAAAAGATGTTGTTATCCTGCTCGACTCCATTACCCGTCTTGCTCGTGCCTACAACACCGTTATCCCATCCTCCGGTAAAGTATTAACCGGTGGTGTTGATGCTCACGCACTGGAAAGACCCAAGCGTTTCTTTGGTGCAGCGCGTAACATCGAAGAAGGTGGTAGCCTCTCTATCGTTGCAACCGCACTGATTGATACCGGTTCGAAGATGGACGAGGTGATTTACGAAGAATTTAAAGGTACAGGTAATATGGAATTACACCTGGATCGTAAAGTCGCAGAAAAACGTGTATACCCTGCAATTAATATTCGCCGCTCTGGTACTCGTCGCGAAGACTTACTCATGAAAGAAGAGGAGCTGCAACGAGTGTGGATTCTGCGTAAATTGCTTCACGATATGGAAGACATTGCTGCAACTGAGTTTTTGGTTGACCGACTGAAGAACTTCAAAACCAACGATCAATTCTTCCTCTCCATGCGATCCAAATAA
- the pspB gene encoding envelope stress response membrane protein PspB, giving the protein MTIPEFLFVPSILFMIFVAPAWVVLHYRSRRRAESSISEHELMQLEELLAKLDKMSDRVATLEKILDERSPSWRAQTGTEGGK; this is encoded by the coding sequence ATGACCATACCAGAATTTCTTTTTGTGCCTTCAATTCTGTTTATGATTTTTGTGGCACCTGCATGGGTTGTTTTGCATTACCGAAGTCGCCGGCGAGCGGAATCCAGTATTAGCGAGCATGAGCTTATGCAGTTGGAAGAGTTGCTTGCCAAGTTGGACAAAATGTCAGACAGGGTTGCAACGCTGGAAAAAATACTTGACGAGCGTTCCCCAAGTTGGCGAGCGCAAACCGGCACGGAGGGCGGGAAATAA
- the pspC gene encoding envelope stress response membrane protein PspC, protein MRHEKHSSYHRYKSWQERKQCGYKKNLFRNSRDGKIAGVCAGLADHLGVDHWVVRVVFVAFLIMGGPIVFWAYIIAWIAIAKRPLKWQPDFEYDEDRHQYRERSVFRNSKPAAERLRTARSRMDSVSARVETLERYVTSSRYNLDKEFEEMERGST, encoded by the coding sequence ATGCGACACGAAAAACATAGTAGTTATCATCGTTATAAGTCTTGGCAAGAGCGAAAACAGTGTGGCTATAAAAAAAATCTGTTTCGGAATAGTCGAGATGGAAAAATTGCGGGTGTCTGTGCGGGTTTGGCGGATCATCTGGGTGTTGATCATTGGGTAGTGCGTGTCGTTTTTGTCGCGTTTCTGATTATGGGTGGTCCTATTGTGTTCTGGGCATATATTATCGCCTGGATCGCAATAGCCAAGCGCCCTTTGAAATGGCAGCCTGATTTTGAGTATGACGAAGATCGACATCAGTATCGGGAGCGTAGTGTCTTTCGGAACTCGAAACCAGCAGCGGAACGCTTACGGACTGCGAGAAGTAGAATGGACTCAGTATCGGCTCGAGTGGAAACTCTGGAACGATATGTCACTTCCAGCCGTTACAATCTGGATAAGGAATTTGAGGAAATGGAAAGAGGGTCCACTTAG
- a CDS encoding alpha/beta hydrolase: MYKTVKNIWVNSCSLFGLFCVVIVCESAQGGTGHNSVAKGYIDRIVVKADSLENNLVGENNERQVIVYLPPSYIKNQHKHYPVVYVLHGFGGSAEAWFAAEPGSPQIDKTMNALVSEGLVNEMIVVVPDTNSRHQGTWYTNNPITGNWEDFITKDLLNKIEQRYRVKRGKESRGIIGHSMGGFGAIKMSLEHSHLYSAVVFLSPAPPLVAPGSSALGWGLYKNLKPQIDKYTGNPGELTETANIFMSLAHIFIPSKTNPPSFILPTPTKSDFKEMDDFNLTAMASALTDTKKYKHMAFKSEIGSREGVSNEFVHVMNIFERKGMNIEYQIFDGGHTDHLQVGTRESLIFVSRNLNHELK; the protein is encoded by the coding sequence ATGTATAAAACAGTAAAAAATATATGGGTTAATTCTTGCAGTCTCTTTGGCCTGTTCTGTGTTGTGATTGTCTGCGAGTCTGCACAAGGAGGTACTGGACATAATTCTGTTGCTAAAGGCTACATTGATCGTATCGTCGTTAAAGCGGATTCATTAGAAAATAACTTAGTCGGTGAAAATAATGAGAGGCAGGTTATTGTCTACCTGCCTCCATCCTATATTAAGAATCAGCATAAACATTATCCAGTAGTTTACGTTTTACACGGTTTCGGGGGAAGTGCTGAAGCCTGGTTTGCTGCCGAACCTGGGAGCCCTCAGATTGACAAAACGATGAATGCTTTAGTGTCTGAAGGCCTTGTTAACGAAATGATAGTGGTTGTGCCGGATACAAATTCACGACATCAGGGAACTTGGTATACCAATAACCCGATAACCGGTAATTGGGAAGACTTTATTACTAAAGACCTGCTTAACAAGATTGAGCAGCGTTATAGAGTTAAACGCGGTAAAGAAAGTCGCGGAATCATTGGCCACTCTATGGGCGGCTTTGGTGCGATAAAAATGTCATTAGAGCACTCACATCTATATAGTGCCGTTGTTTTTCTAAGCCCTGCTCCTCCGTTAGTCGCTCCGGGGTCTTCTGCTCTTGGGTGGGGTTTATATAAAAACCTTAAGCCGCAGATTGATAAGTACACGGGAAATCCTGGAGAGTTAACTGAGACCGCAAATATCTTTATGTCTCTGGCGCATATTTTTATTCCGAGTAAGACAAATCCACCGAGTTTTATTTTACCTACACCGACAAAATCCGATTTTAAGGAAATGGATGATTTCAATTTAACCGCTATGGCGAGTGCCTTAACAGATACGAAGAAATATAAACACATGGCGTTTAAATCTGAAATTGGTAGTCGTGAAGGGGTGAGTAATGAGTTTGTTCATGTTATGAATATATTTGAACGTAAAGGGATGAATATTGAGTATCAGATATTTGATGGAGGACATACGGATCACTTGCAAGTCGGTACTCGCGAATCTCTTATTTTTGTTAGTAGAAATCTAAATCATGAACTCAAATAG
- a CDS encoding helix-turn-helix domain-containing protein, with translation MHSSSGWYITIFMVVGAINLCTAVIYPWEETHQGKWIYILNGYNVMIWVEGICLYESVRRVLFHPVTALRSHLLYHLITPAILFFLFILAQFNFMEELTPQTLTNISLVFTQCVRFTYGLVCLKYLQKYRQLSLEHFSSTVIPGFSWLQFLVFGFVVTRLGWLVTPVAYTYLYISEQSPEIWLTLRTPINMLFDAIWLACLGGLVYFSLRHLSQFLQLQPPKQEITVKSITYTEEQVSRLINLMEQQKVFLEPNITIDAFASRASLPTKTASKIINEHFSKNFNDFVNGYRIQHASKLLSSPEGNELSVLEICEASGFNSKSVFNKYFKLVKGMTPREFRVSQ, from the coding sequence ATGCATTCTTCATCAGGATGGTATATCACTATTTTTATGGTGGTGGGCGCAATTAATCTCTGTACTGCCGTCATTTACCCCTGGGAGGAAACTCATCAAGGAAAATGGATATACATATTAAATGGCTATAACGTGATGATCTGGGTAGAAGGTATATGCCTCTATGAGAGCGTCAGACGTGTGCTTTTTCATCCTGTCACGGCTTTACGATCACACTTGCTCTACCACCTCATAACACCAGCCATACTTTTTTTTCTGTTTATACTCGCTCAGTTCAATTTCATGGAGGAACTCACTCCTCAGACGCTCACCAACATTTCACTCGTCTTCACTCAATGCGTGAGATTTACCTACGGACTTGTGTGTTTAAAATATCTACAGAAATATCGTCAGCTCTCTTTGGAGCATTTCAGCTCAACGGTTATACCAGGTTTTTCCTGGCTACAATTTTTAGTTTTTGGTTTCGTGGTTACACGACTGGGATGGTTAGTCACACCTGTCGCTTACACCTATCTTTATATATCCGAGCAATCACCCGAAATTTGGCTAACGCTTCGAACACCTATCAATATGCTGTTTGATGCCATTTGGCTGGCTTGTTTGGGAGGGCTGGTTTATTTTTCTCTTCGCCACCTATCTCAATTCTTACAACTCCAACCGCCTAAGCAGGAGATCACAGTAAAATCGATCACTTACACGGAGGAACAGGTGTCTAGATTAATCAACCTTATGGAGCAACAGAAAGTATTTCTTGAGCCAAACATCACCATTGATGCATTCGCTAGCCGAGCGTCATTACCAACGAAAACGGCATCAAAAATCATTAACGAACACTTCTCCAAAAACTTCAATGATTTTGTTAATGGATACCGAATTCAACACGCATCAAAATTACTCAGCTCACCTGAGGGAAATGAATTGTCTGTATTGGAAATATGTGAGGCATCCGGGTTTAATAGTAAATCCGTTTTCAATAAATATTTTAAGCTAGTTAAAGGAATGACACCTCGCGAGTTCAGAGTATCTCAATAA
- the ubiD gene encoding 4-hydroxy-3-polyprenylbenzoate decarboxylase, giving the protein MAFSDLRDFIRLLEKRGELKRISHPVSCNLEITEICDRTLKAGGPALLFENVIGHDIPLLGNLFGTPERVALGMGQESVAALREVGELLAFLKEPEPPKGMKDAWDKLPIFKQVLNMSPKEVSKAPCQQIEISGADIDLNKLPIQTCWPGDAAPLVTWPLVITRGPNKERQNLGIYRMQLIGKNKLIMRWLSHRGGALDFKEWQQAHPGEPFPVSVALGADPATILGAVTPVPDTLSEYAFAGLLRGQKTEVVKSKTNSLQVPASAEFVLEGYLYPDEMADEGPFGDHTGYYNEVEKFPVFTVEKITHRKDPIYHSTYTGRPPDEPAVLGLALNEVFVPLLKKQFPEIVDFYLPPEGCSYRMAVITMKKQYPGHAKRVMMGAWSFLRQFMYTKFVIVTDDDVNARDWNDVIWAITTRVDPTRDTTLIDNTPIDYLDFASPVSGLGSKMGIDATNKWPGETTREWGQPIEMDKAVKEKVDAIWQDLHID; this is encoded by the coding sequence ATGGCCTTTTCAGATCTTCGCGATTTTATTCGTCTATTAGAAAAACGTGGTGAACTAAAGCGTATTTCCCATCCTGTTAGCTGTAACCTGGAAATTACCGAGATATGCGACCGAACATTAAAAGCCGGCGGCCCCGCCTTATTATTCGAAAATGTCATTGGCCATGATATCCCTCTGCTCGGTAACCTTTTTGGTACCCCGGAACGGGTTGCCCTGGGTATGGGGCAGGAATCCGTAGCGGCACTTCGCGAAGTTGGCGAACTTCTGGCCTTTTTAAAAGAACCCGAACCACCCAAGGGCATGAAAGATGCCTGGGATAAGCTCCCCATATTCAAACAGGTTTTGAATATGTCTCCCAAGGAAGTCAGTAAAGCACCCTGCCAACAAATTGAAATCTCCGGCGCTGACATTGACCTGAATAAACTTCCGATTCAAACCTGCTGGCCCGGTGATGCCGCCCCATTGGTAACCTGGCCTTTAGTGATTACACGTGGCCCCAATAAAGAACGACAAAACTTGGGTATATACCGCATGCAATTAATCGGTAAAAACAAACTGATTATGCGTTGGTTAAGCCATCGCGGTGGCGCATTAGATTTTAAAGAATGGCAACAGGCACACCCCGGTGAACCGTTCCCCGTTTCTGTTGCATTGGGCGCAGACCCAGCCACGATTTTGGGCGCAGTTACACCTGTACCAGACACCTTAAGTGAATACGCATTTGCAGGTTTATTGCGCGGACAGAAAACGGAAGTAGTCAAAAGCAAAACCAATAGCTTACAGGTTCCCGCATCCGCAGAATTTGTTTTAGAAGGCTATTTATACCCAGATGAAATGGCGGATGAAGGTCCCTTTGGCGACCACACAGGGTATTACAATGAAGTGGAAAAATTCCCTGTCTTCACAGTCGAAAAAATCACTCACAGAAAAGATCCGATATACCACAGCACCTATACGGGGCGTCCACCCGATGAACCAGCAGTTCTGGGACTGGCCTTAAATGAAGTCTTTGTACCCCTATTAAAAAAACAATTTCCCGAAATTGTTGATTTTTATTTGCCACCGGAAGGCTGTTCCTACCGCATGGCCGTCATCACCATGAAAAAACAATATCCCGGCCATGCCAAACGCGTCATGATGGGAGCCTGGTCTTTCTTACGTCAATTTATGTACACCAAATTTGTTATTGTTACTGACGATGACGTTAACGCCCGCGATTGGAATGATGTTATCTGGGCAATTACCACACGTGTCGACCCAACCCGCGATACAACGTTGATCGATAATACACCCATTGATTATTTAGACTTTGCTTCTCCAGTATCAGGTTTAGGCTCCAAAATGGGTATCGACGCGACCAACAAATGGCCGGGCGAAACGACACGAGAATGGGGACAACCGATAGAAATGGATAAGGCGGTAAAAGAAAAAGTCGATGCCATTTGGCAAGATCTGCATATAGATTAA